One genomic segment of Pedobacter endophyticus includes these proteins:
- a CDS encoding SDR family oxidoreductase, which translates to MSKIALITGATSGIGEACAHIFAQQGYQLVLLARREDRLEKIAHHLTAKYGIEIKQIVADVRHNENLSAALEALPEEWKKVDVLVNNAGLSQGLDPIDKGNINDWDTMIDTNVKGLLYVTKIVSNWMIPHQSGHIVNIGSIAGKEVYPNGNVYCASKHAVDALSKGMRIDLLPHGIKVTEINPGMVETEFSVVRFKGDEDRAKKVYENLEPLIADDIADAIWYVVSRPKHVNINDMLIMPTVQATATIINRTP; encoded by the coding sequence ATGTCTAAAATTGCATTAATTACAGGTGCAACCTCTGGTATTGGCGAGGCTTGTGCACATATCTTTGCTCAACAAGGTTATCAACTCGTTCTGCTTGCCCGACGCGAAGACAGATTGGAAAAAATAGCGCATCATCTTACGGCCAAGTATGGAATAGAAATTAAGCAGATTGTGGCCGATGTTCGCCATAATGAAAACTTGTCTGCTGCGCTTGAAGCACTTCCCGAAGAATGGAAAAAAGTTGATGTTTTGGTAAACAATGCCGGACTGAGTCAGGGTTTGGATCCAATTGACAAAGGGAATATCAATGATTGGGACACGATGATTGATACCAACGTGAAGGGACTGTTGTATGTAACCAAAATTGTGTCCAACTGGATGATTCCACATCAATCGGGCCACATCGTTAACATCGGTTCAATTGCGGGAAAAGAAGTTTATCCCAACGGAAATGTATATTGTGCAAGCAAACATGCGGTTGATGCGCTAAGCAAAGGCATGCGGATCGATCTTTTGCCTCATGGCATTAAGGTTACGGAGATTAACCCGGGAATGGTAGAAACAGAATTTTCTGTGGTGCGTTTCAAGGGCGACGAAGACCGGGCAAAAAAAGTGTACGAAAACCTCGAACCGTTAATTGCCGACGACATTGCCGACGCAATCTGGTATGTGGTGAGCAGACCAAAACATGTAAACATTAACGATATGCTTATTATGCCTACCGTGCAGGCAACAGCTACTATAATTAATAGAACTCCCTGA
- a CDS encoding GatB/YqeY domain-containing protein, whose protein sequence is MISNTIDQEIKKAMLAKDNAQLRGLRAIKAALLLAKTEKGSSDEITEETELKILQKLIKQRRESADIYKSQNREDLFQVEEEEIAVINRFLPKQLDREEVAAIIGDVIKQSGATSVKDMGKVMGMANKALAGKADGKLIAELVKEKLA, encoded by the coding sequence ATGATATCAAATACAATAGATCAAGAAATTAAGAAAGCCATGTTGGCTAAAGACAATGCGCAATTAAGGGGCTTAAGAGCAATTAAGGCCGCTTTGTTGCTGGCTAAAACCGAAAAAGGATCATCTGATGAGATCACAGAAGAAACCGAGTTAAAGATATTGCAGAAACTGATTAAGCAGCGTCGCGAGTCAGCCGATATTTACAAATCTCAAAACCGCGAAGACCTGTTTCAGGTTGAAGAAGAAGAGATTGCTGTAATTAACCGGTTTTTGCCCAAACAGTTAGATAGGGAAGAGGTAGCGGCGATAATTGGCGACGTTATCAAACAATCTGGTGCCACATCGGTTAAAGATATGGGCAAGGTGATGGGTATGGCAAATAAAGCACTTGCCGGTAAGGCCGATGGTAAACTGATTGCAGAGCTTGTGAAAGAAAAATTAGCTTAA
- a CDS encoding alpha/beta fold hydrolase — MTYQIIEEDGFKYIEAGAGETLVLLHGLMGELSNWERVIEQFKDRYHVVVPILPIYELPILTLGVKALSRYVHRFLKFKGLNSVVLIGNSLGGHVGLVFTVAHQEFVKALVLTGSSGLYENAFGGSFPRRESYDYIKEKVEFTFYDPATATKELVDDVFKTVNDRSRVIRILTMAKSAIRHNMAKELSKITIPVSLIWGKNDKVTPPEVAEEFYELLPNAELNWVDKCGHAPMMEHPEIFNSYLEKFLDRILLK, encoded by the coding sequence ATGACATACCAGATAATTGAAGAAGACGGATTTAAATACATAGAAGCTGGAGCAGGCGAAACGCTGGTATTGCTACATGGCCTTATGGGCGAATTGAGCAACTGGGAACGGGTAATTGAGCAATTTAAAGATCGCTATCATGTTGTAGTCCCCATTTTACCAATATACGAATTGCCTATTTTGACACTCGGTGTTAAGGCGCTCTCCAGATATGTTCACCGTTTTCTGAAATTTAAGGGATTAAATAGCGTAGTACTGATTGGCAACTCGCTCGGCGGGCATGTTGGTCTAGTTTTTACCGTTGCCCATCAGGAGTTTGTTAAAGCCTTGGTATTAACCGGAAGCTCGGGTTTATATGAAAATGCTTTTGGCGGCTCTTTTCCACGTAGGGAAAGCTACGATTACATTAAAGAAAAAGTCGAATTTACCTTTTACGATCCCGCTACGGCAACGAAAGAGCTTGTAGATGACGTATTTAAAACGGTGAACGACAGATCGCGTGTAATCAGAATTTTAACGATGGCTAAATCGGCAATTCGCCACAATATGGCCAAAGAGTTATCGAAAATAACGATCCCTGTTTCGCTGATCTGGGGAAAAAACGATAAAGTTACCCCGCCCGAAGTTGCGGAAGAGTTTTACGAATTGTTGCCAAATGCAGAACTAAACTGGGTTGATAAGTGTGGCCATGCGCCCATGATGGAGCACCCGGAAATTTTTAATAGTTACCTGGAAAAATTTTTAGATCGAATTTTACTTAAATAA
- a CDS encoding CBS domain-containing protein, with product MFAEEIISNVIPSLKTNDTVQKALDRLNEFKLKHLPVVNGAVLVGIVSEDDLLNIIDHNTTLGNAALNLLQAFVLNDAHTYDAIRLLSQLSLTALPVLDQQKNYLGLISINKLIDAVAEQYAVNEPGGIIVLEISNRNNSLAHISQIVEADNAQILSSYVSSFEDSTRLEITLKVNKTEISSLVASFERYDYFVKEVYNNTQIDDGSQERYDSFMNYLNV from the coding sequence ATGTTTGCTGAAGAAATCATATCGAATGTTATACCATCACTAAAAACCAATGACACGGTACAAAAGGCTTTAGATCGTTTAAACGAGTTTAAATTAAAGCACTTGCCCGTAGTTAATGGCGCAGTTTTGGTGGGCATAGTATCCGAAGATGATTTGCTGAACATTATAGATCACAATACAACACTGGGCAATGCGGCGTTAAATTTGCTTCAGGCCTTTGTGTTAAACGATGCGCACACTTACGATGCCATCAGGTTGTTGAGCCAGCTCAGCTTAACCGCACTCCCGGTTTTAGACCAGCAGAAAAACTATTTAGGACTGATTTCAATCAACAAGCTTATTGATGCGGTGGCCGAGCAATACGCAGTAAACGAGCCCGGGGGCATCATTGTGCTCGAGATCAGTAACCGCAACAACTCATTGGCGCACATTTCTCAAATCGTTGAAGCCGATAATGCTCAGATTCTTTCCTCATACGTAAGTTCTTTTGAAGATTCTACCCGGCTTGAAATTACCTTAAAAGTAAACAAAACAGAAATTTCATCTTTAGTGGCTTCTTTTGAACGTTACGATTACTTTGTTAAAGAAGTTTACAATAACACACAAATTGATGATGGTTCGCAGGAACGATACGATTCGTTTATGAACTATTTAAATGTATAA
- a CDS encoding NAD kinase, whose product MRIAVYGRDFNDTVLPYVQEVFDFFAAHQISPVLYSKFKNSLNGKIKLPDNALIFHNHKELKQRADVLLSLGGDGTLLDTLSLIRNSGIPVIGINFGRLGFLASINKNEIESALKALVHGQYTLDIRSLLTLESDNGLFGEENFALNDITIHRRDNSAMMIIHASMNGEFINSYWADGLIIATPTGSTAYSLSCGGPIIYPDSENFVVTPIAPHNLNVRPVVLPDDNSLSFEVEARESKFLVSCDSRTETVERSVKITIKKADFCINLIRLNNETYLTTLRNKLLWGIDTRNY is encoded by the coding sequence ATGAGGATTGCAGTCTACGGCAGAGATTTTAACGATACGGTATTGCCCTACGTGCAGGAGGTTTTCGATTTTTTTGCGGCCCATCAAATTTCGCCCGTCTTGTACTCCAAGTTTAAAAACTCCCTTAACGGTAAAATCAAGCTTCCGGATAATGCATTAATCTTTCATAACCATAAAGAGCTAAAACAACGTGCCGATGTATTGCTGAGCCTCGGCGGCGATGGCACTCTACTCGATACACTTTCGCTGATCCGCAACTCCGGCATCCCTGTAATCGGGATCAACTTCGGGCGGTTGGGATTTTTGGCCAGCATCAATAAAAACGAAATCGAATCCGCATTAAAAGCCCTCGTTCACGGCCAATATACTTTAGATATCCGTTCTTTACTTACATTAGAGTCGGATAACGGCCTTTTTGGCGAAGAAAACTTTGCACTAAACGATATTACTATCCACCGTAGAGATAACTCGGCCATGATGATTATTCATGCATCAATGAACGGCGAATTCATCAACTCTTATTGGGCCGACGGATTAATTATTGCTACCCCAACCGGCTCAACAGCGTATTCGTTAAGCTGCGGCGGGCCGATTATTTATCCCGATTCGGAGAATTTTGTAGTTACCCCAATTGCCCCGCACAACCTCAACGTAAGGCCCGTTGTATTGCCCGATGACAATAGCCTGTCGTTTGAAGTGGAAGCCCGCGAATCGAAATTCCTCGTTTCGTGCGATAGCAGAACCGAAACAGTGGAGCGATCAGTAAAAATAACCATAAAAAAAGCCGATTTTTGCATAAATCTCATTCGTCTTAACAATGAAACCTACTTAACTACGTTAAGGAATAAATTATTATGGGGCATTGATACCCGTAACTATTAA
- the porG gene encoding type IX secretion system protein PorG, with amino-acid sequence MTLSKIVAIFLFFIVCTKVSTAQEGTWEVGIMAGGAGYMGDLNQNNPLKISGLSGGLYGKRNFNQYLGVRLNYTYGEVAAFDYKSDNAYFRERNLAFETSLNELSALVDFNFFNYSLGGGTRQFTPYIFAGVGVVIFKPKVKFDGETYRLDQLATEGQPNGYPNMVLTVPYGVGLRYNYKDTWSIFSEIGYRTPLTDYIDDVSNRYPVNPVIVGKGQNTLNLSDPSLNQTGYAGTQRGDFRKRDTYLFVSVGISFTFVSSKCYSF; translated from the coding sequence ATGACGCTAAGCAAAATAGTAGCCATTTTTCTTTTTTTTATCGTATGCACCAAGGTTTCTACAGCGCAAGAGGGCACCTGGGAGGTAGGTATCATGGCGGGCGGCGCTGGCTACATGGGCGATCTGAACCAAAACAACCCGCTCAAAATCAGCGGTCTTTCCGGCGGCCTTTATGGTAAACGTAATTTTAACCAATATTTGGGCGTTCGCCTTAACTACACCTACGGCGAAGTTGCCGCTTTTGATTATAAATCAGACAATGCTTATTTCAGAGAGCGGAATCTGGCATTCGAAACTTCATTAAACGAACTCAGCGCCCTGGTAGATTTTAATTTCTTTAATTATTCATTGGGAGGCGGTACCAGGCAGTTTACACCGTACATTTTTGCGGGCGTAGGTGTTGTAATCTTCAAGCCAAAGGTAAAATTCGACGGAGAAACTTATCGATTAGATCAGTTGGCTACCGAGGGCCAACCGAACGGATATCCCAACATGGTTTTAACCGTTCCTTATGGCGTTGGCTTACGGTATAATTATAAAGATACCTGGAGTATTTTTAGCGAAATTGGGTATAGAACCCCCTTAACCGATTATATTGACGACGTAAGCAACAGGTATCCCGTTAACCCCGTTATTGTGGGTAAGGGCCAAAATACGCTCAATTTATCCGATCCTTCTCTTAATCAAACTGGTTATGCCGGCACCCAAAGAGGAGATTTTAGAAAAAGGGACACTTATCTATTTGTTAGTGTTGGCATATCTTTTACCTTTGTATCCTCAAAATGCTATTCCTTTTAA
- a CDS encoding isoprenyl transferase: MGFKEQIDDRRLPKHIAVIMDGNGRWAKGQGKVRVFGHEQGVLSVKDIVEGCVEVGIEYLTLYAFSTENWNRPKEEVDALMQILISTINKETETLNKNNIRLNAIGNIASLPQECIDDLKEAMDKTAHNEKCTLTLALSYSAKWEILEAAKKIAAEVKNDTISVDDIDEDLFSSKLTTVNMPDPELMIRTSGEHRISNYLLWQMAYTEFYFTDVLWPDFRREDLFEAIVDFQKRERRFGKISEQLN, from the coding sequence ATGGGATTTAAAGAACAAATAGACGATAGGCGCCTGCCAAAGCACATTGCTGTAATCATGGATGGCAATGGCCGATGGGCAAAAGGCCAGGGTAAAGTGAGGGTTTTTGGGCACGAACAGGGTGTACTGTCAGTAAAAGATATTGTAGAAGGTTGCGTAGAGGTTGGCATTGAATACCTCACGCTTTATGCTTTTTCTACCGAAAACTGGAACAGACCGAAAGAGGAGGTTGATGCATTAATGCAGATTCTGATCTCTACAATAAACAAGGAAACCGAAACCCTCAACAAAAATAACATTCGGCTTAATGCCATTGGCAACATTGCATCGCTTCCACAAGAGTGCATCGACGACCTAAAAGAAGCGATGGACAAAACTGCACACAACGAAAAATGTACCCTAACGCTGGCCTTAAGCTACAGCGCTAAATGGGAAATTTTAGAGGCAGCAAAAAAGATAGCCGCAGAAGTTAAAAATGATACAATTTCTGTTGATGATATTGATGAAGACCTGTTTTCATCTAAACTAACCACCGTAAATATGCCCGACCCGGAACTGATGATCAGAACAAGTGGCGAACACCGCATCAGCAATTACCTCCTTTGGCAAATGGCATACACAGAGTTTTATTTTACCGATGTTTTATGGCCCGATTTCAGACGCGAAGATCTTTTTGAGGCCATTGTCGACTTCCAAAAACGCGAACGCCGTTTTGGCAAAATTAGCGAACAACTAAACTAA
- the bamA gene encoding outer membrane protein assembly factor BamA, whose product MKRIFQVLILLILASPAIAQIRPPGMAPASPSLKVGGLDLDYFSPKEYIIGGTVVTGTQYLDKEVLITLSKLTKGDKVVLPGEATSDAIKTLWAQGLFDDVKINIEKFVQDSVYFEIEVVERPRLTSIDLKGISKSQRTAIQEKLNDKTGKIVNDNLYNTTTAIIKKYMLDKGFFFTKIDYKTRKDPNAENSVVLETYIDKGSRVKVQHIDFTGNKDFKSSKLRKFLKNPKQFAWWRFWGSGKFSKEKYEENKIKMIDKMREKGYLDATLLKDTIYQYNTKRVNIRMDLYEGKKYYVGAVTWAGNAIYPDSILNKVLTIERGDIYSEERLNKKLNGGGENGGDVNSLYTDNGYLTFNIDPVKTIRGDTVDVELRMYEGPQFTNNRITLKGNTITNDKVVLREIRTKPGQKFNKSDLIRTIREIGQLGNFDESKTVPTPRPNPADGTVDIEYAVEEKPSDQIELSGGFGGGRIIGTLGLTFNNFSLRNLFNLKAYKPLPKGDGQKLSLRGQTNGKYYQSYSFSFSQPWFGGEKPVSFGVSAFTSLQSNGLNSDNASYQKIRLNGVTVSLGRRLNWPDNYFQLSHAVNLQQYVLNNYGGYLFSTGTSYNLNLSQEISRDSRDSPIFPKSGSFLRFTIQATPPYSLFNKVNYATASDKEKYRFTEYHKWKFDSQWYQRIVGNLVVKAQAQFGFLGQYNRAVGQSAFERFKLGGDGMQGFDFLQGSELIAMRGYANNTVIPVGSDPNIAQQSGSPIYTKYVLEARYPVIASQQATAFVLAFAEGGNTWNRFSDFNPFNIRRSVGVGARIFLPIFGLLGIDYGYGFDTIPGLPDANKGQFHFSIAQQLGGF is encoded by the coding sequence ATGAAAAGAATATTTCAAGTTTTAATCCTACTTATTTTAGCTAGTCCGGCCATTGCTCAAATACGTCCTCCGGGGATGGCCCCGGCATCCCCATCTTTAAAAGTTGGAGGCTTAGATCTCGATTATTTTAGTCCAAAAGAATACATTATCGGCGGAACCGTAGTAACCGGAACGCAATACTTAGATAAGGAAGTACTGATTACATTATCTAAACTTACCAAAGGTGATAAAGTGGTACTGCCAGGCGAAGCCACTTCTGATGCCATTAAAACCCTTTGGGCACAGGGCTTGTTTGATGATGTGAAAATTAACATCGAAAAGTTTGTTCAGGATTCTGTTTACTTTGAGATCGAAGTGGTTGAGCGCCCCCGTTTAACATCAATCGATTTAAAAGGCATCAGCAAATCGCAAAGAACAGCAATACAAGAAAAGTTAAATGATAAAACCGGAAAGATTGTAAACGATAACTTATACAACACCACAACGGCCATCATTAAAAAATACATGTTGGATAAAGGTTTTTTCTTTACCAAAATAGATTACAAAACCCGTAAAGATCCAAATGCCGAAAATAGTGTGGTGTTGGAAACTTATATCGATAAGGGATCGAGAGTAAAAGTACAGCACATCGATTTTACCGGAAACAAGGATTTTAAATCTTCAAAACTCAGAAAATTTCTTAAAAACCCTAAGCAATTTGCTTGGTGGCGTTTTTGGGGTTCTGGAAAATTCTCAAAAGAGAAGTATGAGGAGAACAAGATTAAGATGATCGATAAAATGCGTGAAAAAGGTTATTTAGATGCTACGCTTTTAAAAGATACCATCTATCAATATAACACAAAACGCGTTAACATTCGCATGGACCTTTACGAAGGTAAGAAATACTATGTTGGTGCCGTAACCTGGGCGGGCAACGCCATTTATCCCGATAGCATTCTGAACAAAGTATTAACGATTGAAAGAGGCGATATTTACAGTGAAGAACGTTTGAATAAAAAACTGAACGGTGGCGGCGAAAACGGCGGCGATGTAAACAGTTTATACACCGATAACGGATATTTAACCTTTAACATCGATCCTGTAAAAACCATTCGTGGCGATACGGTTGATGTTGAGCTTCGCATGTACGAAGGGCCGCAGTTTACCAATAACCGCATTACCCTAAAAGGAAATACGATTACAAACGATAAAGTGGTTTTGCGTGAAATTCGTACCAAACCGGGACAAAAGTTTAACAAAAGTGATTTGATCCGGACCATTCGCGAGATTGGCCAGTTGGGTAACTTCGATGAATCGAAAACCGTTCCGACCCCACGCCCTAATCCGGCCGATGGAACAGTAGATATTGAATATGCAGTTGAAGAAAAACCGTCAGATCAGATTGAGCTATCGGGAGGTTTTGGTGGTGGCCGTATCATCGGTACGCTCGGTTTAACCTTTAACAACTTCTCGCTACGCAACTTATTTAACTTAAAAGCCTACAAGCCATTGCCAAAAGGCGACGGTCAGAAACTGAGCTTACGTGGACAAACGAATGGTAAATATTATCAATCGTATAGTTTCTCATTTTCTCAACCCTGGTTCGGTGGCGAAAAACCGGTAAGTTTTGGTGTTAGTGCATTCACCTCATTGCAATCGAACGGATTAAATTCAGATAATGCGTCGTACCAAAAAATCCGTTTAAACGGTGTTACCGTAAGTTTAGGTAGAAGGTTGAACTGGCCAGATAACTATTTCCAGTTAAGCCACGCAGTTAACTTGCAGCAGTATGTGTTAAATAACTACGGTGGTTACTTGTTTAGTACCGGTACATCGTATAACTTAAACTTATCGCAAGAGATTAGCCGCGACTCGAGAGATTCGCCAATCTTTCCGAAATCAGGATCGTTCTTACGTTTCACTATTCAGGCAACGCCGCCATACTCATTGTTTAACAAAGTGAACTATGCAACGGCATCAGATAAAGAGAAATATCGTTTTACCGAATATCATAAATGGAAGTTCGATTCGCAATGGTATCAACGTATTGTGGGCAACCTCGTTGTTAAGGCACAGGCGCAATTTGGTTTCTTGGGTCAATACAACAGAGCAGTTGGTCAATCAGCGTTTGAGCGTTTCAAACTCGGTGGCGACGGTATGCAAGGCTTCGATTTCTTACAAGGTTCAGAATTAATTGCCATGCGTGGTTATGCAAACAACACCGTCATCCCAGTAGGGTCCGATCCGAACATTGCACAACAGTCGGGTAGCCCGATCTATACAAAATACGTGTTAGAAGCACGTTATCCGGTAATCGCAAGTCAACAAGCAACAGCTTTTGTTTTGGCCTTTGCCGAGGGTGGTAACACCTGGAACAGGTTCAGCGACTTTAATCCTTTTAACATCCGTCGATCGGTTGGTGTAGGTGCTCGGATCTTTTTACCTATCTTCGGTTTGTTAGGTATTGATTATGGTTACGGCTTTGATACCATTCCGGGCTTGCCTGATGCCAACAAAGGTCAGTTCCACTTCAGTATTGCACAACAATTAGGTGGATTTTAA
- a CDS encoding OmpH family outer membrane protein: protein MKKYLLIAFLICTSFGAFAQKFAYVDTEYILKHLPEYKSALNQLDVASKQWQQQVDQNFSEIDRMYKAYQADQVLLTDDMRKRRENEIIEKEKQAKEFQRQKFGPDGDLFQSRVKLIKPIQDKVAEAIKQIAKGKYLDFIFDKSSEATMMIYASSSYDVSNDVIVKLGYKPGSANN from the coding sequence ATGAAAAAATATCTTTTAATTGCATTTCTAATTTGCACATCTTTCGGCGCTTTTGCCCAAAAGTTTGCCTATGTAGATACAGAATATATTCTGAAGCATTTGCCAGAATATAAATCGGCCTTAAACCAGTTAGATGTTGCTTCGAAACAATGGCAACAGCAGGTTGATCAGAATTTTTCGGAGATAGACCGGATGTATAAAGCCTATCAGGCCGATCAGGTTTTATTAACTGACGACATGCGCAAACGTCGTGAGAACGAAATTATTGAAAAAGAAAAACAGGCCAAAGAGTTTCAGCGCCAAAAATTTGGGCCCGATGGCGATTTGTTCCAAAGCAGGGTGAAGTTGATCAAACCCATCCAAGACAAGGTTGCCGAAGCGATTAAGCAAATTGCCAAAGGCAAATACCTCGACTTCATTTTCGATAAAAGCAGCGAGGCAACCATGATGATTTACGCAAGCAGCAGTTACGATGTAAGTAATGATGTGATCGTCAAATTAGGATATAAACCAGGGAGTGCGAATAATTAG
- a CDS encoding OmpH family outer membrane protein codes for MRKLINVFFVAAGLLFTANMASAQQKLGHINSEDVFANLPEAKTAQTTLENLGKSKQAEIDAMIKEYQTQLAAAQAKEKTLSEANKEQVGKELQAAGQALQDLQKRIEDARTKASQEVGTKQGELFQPIQAKVAGAISSVAKEKGLAYVFDIANGQGGNNLVFWEGGEDITGAVKSKLGITATAAKPAPKK; via the coding sequence ATGAGAAAGTTAATTAACGTATTCTTTGTAGCAGCAGGATTATTGTTTACAGCGAATATGGCAAGTGCGCAACAAAAGTTAGGTCACATTAATTCGGAAGATGTTTTTGCAAACCTTCCTGAAGCAAAAACGGCACAAACTACACTAGAGAATTTGGGTAAAAGCAAACAAGCAGAAATTGATGCCATGATTAAAGAATATCAAACTCAATTAGCTGCTGCCCAGGCAAAAGAAAAAACCTTAAGCGAAGCAAACAAAGAGCAAGTTGGTAAAGAGCTACAAGCTGCTGGCCAGGCATTGCAAGATTTGCAAAAACGTATTGAAGATGCCCGTACAAAAGCATCGCAAGAGGTTGGTACTAAACAAGGCGAATTATTCCAGCCAATTCAAGCTAAAGTTGCAGGTGCAATTTCTTCTGTAGCAAAAGAAAAAGGCTTAGCTTACGTTTTCGATATCGCAAACGGTCAAGGTGGTAACAACTTGGTTTTCTGGGAAGGTGGTGAGGACATCACTGGAGCGGTTAAATCTAAGTTAGGAATTACTGCAACTGCAGCAAAACCAGCACCTAAGAAATAG
- the murI gene encoding glutamate racemase, with protein sequence MQAKANIGIFDSGYGGLTVFRSIANKLPQYNYIYLGDNARSPYGDHSFDTIYKYTLECVEWLFANDCELIILACNTASAKALRTIQQRDLPAMYPDKRVLGVIRPTAEVIGSFTSSKHVGVMGTRGTVNSKSYLMEINKFFPDLKVYQQSCPMWVPLIENNAHLQPGADFFVNEYCEQLMQQSAEIDCVLLACTHYPLLLPKLRNVFPDYIEILTQGEIVANSLIDYLKRHPEIEQKLAKDGDKRFYTSGDPEAFNAHASIFFGQALKSLKM encoded by the coding sequence ATGCAGGCAAAAGCGAACATAGGTATTTTCGATTCCGGTTACGGGGGCTTAACCGTTTTTCGCTCCATTGCCAATAAGCTGCCTCAGTACAACTATATTTACCTTGGCGACAATGCCCGTTCGCCCTATGGCGATCATTCATTCGATACCATTTACAAATACACCTTAGAATGCGTTGAATGGCTTTTTGCGAACGACTGCGAATTGATTATTCTGGCCTGTAATACAGCTTCGGCGAAAGCTTTGCGCACCATACAGCAGCGAGATTTGCCTGCAATGTATCCTGATAAGCGTGTGTTGGGCGTTATTAGGCCAACTGCCGAGGTTATTGGTTCTTTTACTTCCAGCAAGCATGTAGGTGTAATGGGAACCCGCGGCACGGTTAATTCCAAATCGTACTTAATGGAGATTAACAAGTTTTTCCCCGACTTAAAGGTTTATCAGCAAAGTTGTCCCATGTGGGTGCCTTTAATCGAAAATAATGCCCATCTTCAACCTGGGGCCGATTTTTTTGTTAACGAATACTGCGAGCAATTGATGCAGCAATCGGCAGAAATTGATTGCGTTTTATTGGCCTGTACGCATTACCCGTTGTTACTGCCAAAGCTGCGGAACGTGTTTCCCGACTACATTGAAATTTTAACGCAAGGCGAAATTGTAGCCAATAGCCTGATCGACTATCTTAAGCGGCATCCCGAAATTGAGCAAAAACTGGCTAAAGATGGCGACAAGCGGTTTTATACAAGCGGCGATCCCGAAGCGTTTAATGCCCATGCCTCTATCTTTTTTGGCCAAGCGCTGAAGTCGTTGAAAATGTGA